From a region of the Synechococcus sp. PCC 7502 genome:
- a CDS encoding helix-turn-helix domain-containing protein, whose amino-acid sequence MKQALYKLEISESEEELKHMLRVQKTASDKERIQMLYLLKTKQASTIQTASTILGRHRVTLQDWLGNYRKGGIVGLNLEQGENRVFHNGRRKH is encoded by the coding sequence ATGAAACAGGCTCTATACAAATTAGAGATCAGCGAAAGTGAAGAAGAGCTAAAACATATGCTGAGAGTGCAAAAGACCGCATCAGATAAAGAAAGAATTCAGATGCTGTATCTGTTAAAAACAAAACAAGCAAGCACAATCCAGACAGCATCGACAATACTGGGACGGCATCGAGTTACATTGCAAGATTGGTTAGGGAATTATCGCAAAGGGGGAATAGTAGGACTAAACCTAGAACAGGGCGAAAACAGAGTATTCCACAATGGGCGCAGAAAGCATTGA
- a CDS encoding transposase, which produces MLNPYSSSLTDKEWEIIEPLLPKKKQTRPPTWAKRQILDGILYQLKNGCNWRDMPRDLPPFSTVYRYYKEWKDTGTFTAIMEALHATAREQSKKIKMDNFNHH; this is translated from the coding sequence ATGCTAAATCCATACTCAAGTAGCCTAACAGATAAAGAATGGGAAATTATAGAACCATTGCTCCCAAAGAAAAAGCAAACTAGACCGCCAACTTGGGCAAAAAGACAAATTTTAGACGGCATACTCTACCAACTCAAAAACGGTTGTAATTGGCGAGATATGCCCCGAGACTTACCACCATTCTCTACAGTGTATCGATACTACAAGGAGTGGAAAGATACAGGTACATTTACTGCGATTATGGAAGCTTTACATGCAACAGCCCGTGAACAGTCAAAAAAAATCAAAATGGACAACTTTAATCATCATTGA
- a CDS encoding DDE transposase, whose translation MNSQKKSKWTTLIIIDSQAVKNTCNASIESKGFCSYKATNGIKRHLAVDTLGFPFFTYLTRANVSDDQGLIEMLTFNIDYFKSKPDDITLTTILLDSGYHIEKLTTDLQKVYPEIMTKIRFEISPKVSKQQKAEKGLSGFVVVLTRWVIERSNAWVERCKILVKNFERTLVNATAKLNLCFIRLMLKTIATHEI comes from the coding sequence GTGAACAGTCAAAAAAAATCAAAATGGACAACTTTAATCATCATTGACTCACAAGCAGTGAAAAATACTTGTAATGCAAGTATAGAATCCAAGGGCTTCTGCTCCTACAAAGCAACTAACGGGATCAAAAGACATTTAGCCGTTGACACTCTGGGATTTCCTTTCTTTACCTATTTAACAAGAGCAAATGTATCAGATGACCAAGGACTGATTGAGATGTTAACGTTTAACATTGATTACTTCAAATCGAAGCCAGATGACATTACCCTAACTACGATATTGCTGGATAGTGGTTATCATATCGAAAAATTGACGACTGATTTACAGAAGGTTTATCCTGAGATTATGACTAAGATTAGGTTTGAAATTTCTCCTAAGGTATCAAAGCAACAGAAGGCAGAAAAAGGTCTGTCTGGGTTTGTAGTTGTGCTGACAAGGTGGGTAATTGAAAGGTCAAATGCTTGGGTTGAAAGATGCAAAATCTTAGTTAAGAACTTTGAGAGAACTCTCGTTAATGCTACAGCTAAACTCAATCTTTGCTTTATTCGCTTGATGCTAAAAACAATTGCTACTCATGAGATATGA